A window of Maniola hyperantus chromosome 17, iAphHyp1.2, whole genome shotgun sequence genomic DNA:
cctattctacttctctaatctgtggtttACGCCCTCTAATCGCTTTTGgtattttattgtaaactatATTTGATTTTACTGCGCAGTTCTTGAAAACAATGACACTTCCACAACTATCCCTAAACTAGCTTTACTTTCGTCtcctaaattttcaaaaaaactcgGATTCTTTCTTAAGAAAATTCTTTCTTCTAAAATGTAAAAGACATGGTTGGTTGTGCAATGAGAAACCTGGAAATTATTACGCAGAATATTGTTTAATACACCTATTACTAGAAAGAATCATTGTACCGTTTTCTTTAGTTAATTCATTCATAGCTCCCTAGATGACGCTATATAGGTGTTGCATCGCGGCAAATCGCGCGCACACACGCTCCCGTCATAGGAGCACCTGTCAACGCCATATGTAAAAACGCAGTCTGAAAAACGACACGCTAACATCCGCTCGCGCGCAGGCCACCTATGGCCTTGCATTGGTACCAGCACGAAAATCTAGAAACGCTCTCACGCATCCCTAAGGCTGATTCAAGGAGTCCTGGAGAATTTCATAAGAACAGGTCAGTGATTTCttccttgtatatatctgttttaggcattattttgttgttttttctaggtcttttgttgcacataccatcgccgctaatttcatactattgcagtataattattataattaatttcgcacacgCACCCAGGATCAGTGACTATTTACACGTCGCCGATCCAATGGTAGTGTCAGTAGCTAGCAGTTAGGAGTTAATCCATTTTCCATTTCCATCCATGAGCCgtagattttaaattttattttattttcttctcaAGGAAACATTTTTACATCAAGCACAGCTACCGCAGGATAAAATGGTTATTTATGCTCCAAGTGTGGCTTGACAAAAATTACAGCAGAGGTGTCAACTTTAATATCCGAGCCGTAGGCAatggtttataaaataaaactcactAGTCATATTGATGGTTTCACTGAGGCGAAGAAGCGCTATGTCTGCTTCTACTGGTTGACGTCCCGTAAAACTGCGATGTGGTATAATTTTTTCTACTGCTATATCCTAGAATGGAAgtgaattaaaaaatttaaattatgagcgttttttttattctttgctGAGCAGtgtaaatagtttttattacCATTAGCGAACCATGTTAATaacatttaattaagtacttgataatccaaaaaaatataatttttttctacatttcgtaTCAAGAAACACAGGACGTGTGTACGTGGCCATTTGAGTCATGGGTTTTTGTTCCTGATCTTTAATCTTGTTCTAGATTTTATATCGATGTAGGTAACAtgtaattaactagcttatgttcgcgacttcgtccgcgtggactacaaaaatttcaaacccctattttaccccctttagagttgaattttcataaatcctttcttaacggacgtctatatcataatagttatctgcatgccaaatttcagccctatccgtccagtatttggagctgtgcgttgatcatcgatggcgttgatagatcagtcagtcagtcagtcagtcagttaccttttccttttatatattatatagataactaCGATGTGGACGAAATAAGGATATCGGATGGTACCGCGACTCACTGCAGAGACATGATCTTTATTCGTGAAAAGCCATGTGTTTTTTAACCTACCTGAATCTTAGACTCGCAAATCATATTGTCATAGCCTCCTTGGCAATCAACATCTGTACTATAGTCAAACTCTCCAACGCGAACTCCGGCGATCTTCTTCGATGTTTTGCCGTCGGTGACGCAGTGGGCAGCTGTCAGGATGTACCTCGAGTTGATCACAGTCCCAGCACAACGGAAATCCACTCCGGCAGCTAAAAATTTATATAGTAGTAGTTTATGAAACTGTTGCATAATGGGTGGTTATTATTTtggttaatttgttgaaattatGACGAtaataattgttcaagatgtcggaagaaatcaagccgacTGAAATCACTTCATACTGTCACcacattagtaggtatataccatacgcgagatcaataataattaatctatggtataTACATTGcaccggggcgggtcgctagtttattatattattatccatactaatattataaatgcgaaagtatgtctgtctgtctgtctttctgctagcctttcacggctcatccgttcaaccggggtccatcctggggaaggacataggctactttttatcccggaaaatcaaagagttcccacggaatttttaaagacCTTAATCGACGCcaacgaattcgcgggcatcatctaatcagtatccttattataaatgcgaaagtgtgtttgtttatttgttggtttgtccttaaataaCGTTGcaacgggtatagataaagacctggagagtgatataggctaatttttattccgaaaaatctaagagttcccacgggatttttagaaaacctaattccacgcggacgaagtcgcgggcatcatctagtgatttATAAGTTAAAACGGTAGAGACGAAGACGAGTACTTACTTGTGTCGTAAGCGATGAGTGTCATCCAGGGCAATTCGTACAGTTTGGGAACCCTGCCACCGATGATTCGTGAGCCATCAATATCTCCACAGGATGTTGGCAGGAGTCCTATGTTTGAATGCGATTCGATGTGGTCCGACATACGACTTGCTGGCCGTGGTATCGGGCCTGTCGGTAACGGGTCTGTCGGTATGGGGACTGTCGGTATGAGGACTGTCGGGGCAGGTGTTACATTCGTATCAAAGTCCGAGCAGCAAACCTGTGTATCGTGTTTTAGGTCACTAAAAATAAGCTTACAAAAGTCAGCTCTAGTAAGTGTGCTGTGCTCAGTTAAACCGACTGTGGTTTTTGTGGCACTGAATGTAGcaggaataatattatgtaatttttataagtttaataatctaaatatataaaaggaaaaggtgactgactgactgactgactgactgactgactgactgactgactgatctatcaacgcacagctcaaactactggatggatccggctgaaatttggcatgcagatagctattatgacgtaggcatccgctaagaaaggatttttgataattcaacccctaagggggtgaaataggggtttgaaatttgtgtagtccacgcggacgaagtcgcgagcataagctagtaaaaactaaaataaaaatcacttGCACGTTAGTTGCACCTTGTTGATACTTGCAGCAAGTTAATTTCTCCAAGTTTTAATTAAGAAGCTGGATGATGCCCGAGAATTTacccgcgtggattgaggtttataaaaatcctgtgggaactctttgatttttcaggataaagtagcctatgtccttctccgggatgcaagttatccctataccaaattttgtcaaaatcggttgaatggcgtgaaaagctagctagtTTTGATAGCGGTGTCAAAGGGCCACTGTGCGAGCAAAATAATGTGTTGGAAATTGTTATTgatgtaaacaaaaacaaaatcagAAACGCCTACCTTTGGTATTCTAGGATCGTAAGCATCGTAACCACATATGGCATCAACTAACGTTTGTCTGCTTGTAGATGGAAGAGTTCCTAGACGGAGTCCACGAGCGAATTCAAGACCTGAATCGCACGATGATATTGAAACGCAATCGAAGCAGCGGCGTTCTATAGGAAATGCAAGTGATTAGCATTTTTTTAcatctaaatctaatctaaatcttctaaatggaaatgactgactgactgactgatctatcaacgcacagctcaaaataatggacggatcgggctgaaatttgctatTCAGAAagctatattatgacgtagacatccgctacgaaaggatttttgaaaattcaatctctaagggggtaaaataggggtttgaaattggtgtagtgcagacgaaatcgcggtttttgatcttcttcttcttcttctttaaaaTATGACAGTCCGTAAACAGTCTATATGGTACTACTTAAGaagtattttcagaaattccaggCAAACAAAGAAAGAACGGGTTACCTGGTTAATACTTTATGatggacattttttttttattaaaaaaaaaaagtttcacttACCCGCAAAAGTGAAAGGTATTTCACTAACGGACAACAAAAACACACAAAACAATACTTTTAACACAAACATATTAGCACGTTATCAatcaatacaaataaataaatgcaattatttaagtaaatatgttCTTACTATGAGGTAGTTTAGCTTACTGGTGACGGAAATTAGTTATCaatcatatttatttatagcaCATTCTGAAAACGCTTGAAGACTAGGATGAATATACTTCTTTATATCGTGTGGACTTTTTTGATGACCTCCGCAACGCAATCAAATGTCTGATAAGAACGAATAAGAAGAAATTAGGgaaaccctccacctcccatggccccactaacctctcggttatatgggccgaatcgcgggagggcgcccgttcggtacttgctcttggcattttcccggggtgccttcttgactccctacaaattattttgtctcttccttgtcccttatgctcactctccccccttgggggctagacgtcactagcacagctgtgATAttcgctgctgctcctccgtggtgccggcctggcacctgtacgctccgagctgcttcgcctcttatgccaatggtgcgggAATTCCCGTAGCCGATGAGCCGAGGTctgtgtagaagaccggccccgcttccccgcgtacgaaGAAATTAGGGAAATTCAAAAAGATCCATCAACATCAACGACCCATTACCaggtcactactgagcacgggtctcctgtcagaatgagaagccactaccacgctggccaatgtGGTTTGGCAAACTTCGCAcaaatttgagaacattatggataactcttaTACATGCAGGTTGCTTTATGATTttttcttcatcgttaaagcaagtgattgcttaaaaagcacatagttccgaaaagtaagaggcatgcccgggatcaaacccagGGCCCTCCAAAtaggaggccaacgtcttaaccactaggctatcacaagaAATCCGTATAATTGCAAATATTTGGACACTATTTTAAGAGTAGGTAGATAATACAATATcaactggcaccgattccgttgtctttctctaaactaaatttagagtatctgcatctttttctttttaacaatgctaaaaagagacatttaaatactctaaattttggtgcacgctacaaatttaaacagtaggctcgcgactgtgcgctaaaatcacggcttttaccatctaaaaattaaatttaaaactgtcaaactgcgtctgtccttttcatattacattagtaggaagaggatgcgaatactctaaaattaggttttgttcagaatcagtaccaatgtggctaattcctttgtacacaatctctaaactaaactaaaatggcacgttacacagacctgttaatttagtttagtttagagattgtgtacaagagaatccgGCGCAatgtatacttaattaaaattaatattgagGTCAACAAGTTATCGTACCTACTCTGTACACGCTCATACTTACTCATAGTTATATCAAtcttggtttttttaaaatagatacttagtttttataacttttcggaatataaataaaaattgaaatattgaaatataagtaggtaactagctgattcccgcgacttcgtccgcgtgcaattaggtttttaaaaacactttgattttccgggataaaaagtagcctatgtcactcttcaggtctttatctatacccgtgcaaaaaatcacgtcaatccgttgcaccgttgcgacgtgattgaaggacaaaccaacaaacaaacacactttcgcatttataataagggtactgatgtctataatatttaatcaaaaggtcatttattatattaagtattaaaatataagaTTATGACAATGATGTACTTAATTAATCTATGTAAAGTCAATAacgatataaataatataaataacataATTTAATCAAAGTTACTCTAACTCTTGTAATTAAATGTggcctccctagcgcagtgatGAACTCTGTGGCCTTAAATTGGGAGGTCCcaagtggcgtgcagctcatagaggcgtAAAAGCATTGTTTCCCaagaaatagataaataaaattaaataaattaaaaagcccCTATTATCTAATACGTTAATTACAATTACAATTATATctcctattacaataatttatttacttttacatCATTTTGATCATAAATACGTAGTTTCGAATACGATGAGTATTCGAAACAATATCAAAACGGTTGTTTTTGCTTGTGTTCTTGGGTGCCGGTAACCACAGAGTAGGATAGTAGGATGAGCTCCAGCCCGTTGGACCGATGACCTAAAGAAGGAGGCGAGAAGCAGGTGGATGAAAAAGGCGGCGGGCTGTGTTTGGCGCTCTAGAAAAGGTTtatatgttcagcagtggacgcatacaggctgatggattggaatGGAGTAATCTCTGAGCTGATGTTTCATCAGTTTATACAAGGTTAATACAAATCCACAAGGCGGAGTTACTGCTCGGAGTTTCTGAATTTAACCGTCTAGTCAGTACTTAGTTCCAGGCTCGCATGCATGTTTTACAATTTTCCTAGGACGTGCAAGTTTCCTCAGCGTTCCGTATGAACAACGGACattgtaaattataaattttccaaCTTTTCCACCGACTTTTGTGAAGGTACTAAGTTTGGAACAAAGAAATTCCTCCCATACAAAACTTGAATTTGCCTtctgcttcatcatcatcatcatcatcatcaaccgatagacatccactgctgggcataggtctcttgtagggacttccacacgccacggtcttgcgccgcctgaatccagcggctccctgcgactcgtctggtgtcgtccgtccacctagtggggggtcttccaacactgcgtcttccggtgcgaggttgccattccagcaccttgtgaccccaatgtctatccgtttgacgaactatgtgccctgcccattgccacttcagcttcgcaacccgttgagctacgtcggttactctagttctccttcggatctcctcatttctgatttgatcacgatcATCGCCTTCTGCTTAGACCGTGTTAAATCCTGGTCAAGCCTCAGTGGCTCAGTGGTTAGATGATGGTTAGAAGATTCTTCGCAGACCAACACGTTTGCAAACCTCAAAGCTTtgatttaagtttagttaattctCACCTTTACATCAATTATATTACAAATTAAATGGAAATTaaaacggatttggctgaaatttggaacagtggtagcttataccctgacttaacacataggctaatttttatcccggaaattcaaagaattcccgcagaattaaaaaactatatccacgcggatgaagtcgcaggtattATCTAGTTTAGACTTAGACTTTGAAAACCTCACATCTTAATTATGAACGATAACAATTGGGTTCAACCAAAAccaataaaaaatacctactgataGTAATTCAAAAGAAATATTACTCTCCCCTTTCGACCCATTCGTTGTCTAAAACAATTTCGGAATCGCATCTCGGTATTTCTAATTTTTCCAATAAAGTTGCCTCGAGGCCACTTATCCAAAAAGCAATAAATATAATGGATACTCGAAAtgaaaattctttattataagtgttaatttctcattggagactgctttggtttaagtgtttatatatatatactatctagttaactaattgtaactgtttgtctctataaaataaaaaaaaaaaaaaaaaaaaaaaaaaaaaaaaaaaaaaaaaaaatcaatcggTTTTGCTACTATATAGATAGCGGGGTAGTGGCTGATAttgtttcattattatttaggaGGACAGTTAAAATAGAGGGCGAATTATAGCGTGTTGAAATGTTATGAAAATATTCTATTACACTTACATTTAAGTCCCGAGTCGCGGTACGATTCTGGACATGCACCATGCGCCATACACATTTTAGAGTTGTGCGAATTATTagaaaggagatggacaaaaattgtatgtacgcttgccccagaatgtacagagatgatatatgtgccatttaacagtgaaaatcttttattttaagaaaaaaatttgcATGTTGTTTTATAGGTAGGATAGGCATAAAAAGAGTTCCATCCATCAAGGCTGTAAAGTAAAAAAGGGAAAAATCTtcgatttaatttattatttttttcaattattttcggCGACtgcttttaaatataaatagttatttaaaaattcattgtatattttatcttaatttattataatacctttatatttgttcagcctggggcaaactttgtccatctcgtttcaAAATTGAATCGAATATTcgaaatcaataaaatatcacttaccTAATGGGCAtggttagtattttttttaattcctgtacaagttaacccttgactaacctggtggtaagtgaagatgcagtctaagatggttgCGGTGGATGGGAAGTATTCAAGTGAAAACAAAgttacgtttgtatggaaagcgctggAAGCGCGCTAGTGTCTTTCTTCTAAGTAGTATGTATGTttacgtaaaataaataagtatttaaaatctaaatatataaaaggaaaaggtgactgactgactgatctatcaacgcacagatcaaacgactggacggatcaggctgaaatttgggatgcagttaggtattatgacgaagacatccgctaagaaaggatttttgaaaattcaatccctaagggggtgaaataggggtttgaaatttgtgtagtacacgcggacgaagttgcgagcataagctagtccaataTATGGCTTTAGCAGCGTAAActgtgaaaataaatcaaataggTATCAATTATCACACGAAAATAAGTAATGTGGTGTTCTACTTTCACAAAAGGCGAGGTAAGATTAACACCTAGAACCGTGTTATTTTATACGACGCAGCAGGTTACGAGTTACTGGCTCTTAAACTAAGTTATGAAACATAATAACTTGGCGGAGCGCATAACCGTTACTTATGGGTCACCGTAGACTAACGTATACGAAACACACAATATTGAGAGAAagacttgtgctcagtagtgggccatcggcgatgggttgatggtgatgatgataaatacgCGCATAAAGTCAATAGTTAAATGATTCATAGTAGGTATTGTACACGATGGACAGATAGTCTAAAAGAAACTCTAAAACATCCTTGTTTACTATGCAATACTGCGGAGAGGGTCGGTATTTTACAGAATATATTTCGGAGAGCGTGCTCATTCGATCTGTTCCCCCCTCCATCTGCAATGGCTAGTATAGTATggcataataaaattgtaaattgaaaaattaaaaagcttcttgctggttcttctcggtaggaacggcattctgaaccagtggtaaattaaaactaactgacgattcaaaagcacttgtaaaaagtttacaggaataaaatctattctattctaaatatattttattctattctattccaccTTTTTACCAACGTATCTTCCGCAACATCCCGATTCCCGagcgagtttccacccctatgtcgtcaacattccttTTACGcgcacgaaacgctttgcggcATCTTTCCTTGCATGGCCTAGGATTTGTAATACTCTTCCCAGATaagttttttttccttattattCAGTggcaattagct
This region includes:
- the LOC117990186 gene encoding CLIP domain-containing serine protease B4-like; its protein translation is MFVLKVLFCVFLLSVSEIPFTFAERRCFDCVSISSCDSGLEFARGLRLGTLPSTSRQTLVDAICGYDAYDPRIPKVCCSDFDTNVTPAPTVLIPTVPIPTDPLPTGPIPRPASRMSDHIESHSNIGLLPTSCGDIDGSRIIGGRVPKLYELPWMTLIAYDTTAGVDFRCAGTVINSRYILTAAHCVTDGKTSKKIAGVRVGEFDYSTDVDCQGGYDNMICESKIQDIAVEKIIPHRSFTGRQPVEADIALLRLSETINMTNNAAPICLPVYSNLRNLRLADKNATIAGWGVTETKTSSTKLLKAEIPILSNDVCSHYYNRYEHQRRSLIENMFCAGAMMKDTCDGDSGGPLTVESDFNGQIRQVQFGIVSFGPAQCGTEFPGVYTDVTKYMEWILDTIKA